In one window of uncultured Acetobacteroides sp. DNA:
- a CDS encoding RICIN domain-containing protein, with product MIIQETYFKITNRSIGSVLDCEDELVCTNELGSRNSQRWLFEKVEDGYYRIIQDFTKQVLEGNARGDVFTRQWNGGDNQKWSIDNVGDGYCCLVHKATGRVLDACFSGRVHNIYWNGAQCQQWKLESIAELIMANPCEIQRPEVNASR from the coding sequence ATGATTATCCAAGAGACCTATTTCAAGATCACGAACCGAAGCATTGGTAGCGTCTTGGACTGTGAAGATGAACTTGTGTGCACAAACGAGTTAGGCAGCAGAAACAGCCAGCGCTGGCTATTCGAAAAGGTGGAAGATGGTTACTATCGAATCATCCAAGATTTCACCAAGCAGGTTCTTGAAGGAAACGCGCGAGGCGACGTTTTCACCCGCCAATGGAATGGAGGCGACAACCAAAAATGGTCGATTGATAACGTTGGCGATGGCTACTGCTGCCTGGTGCACAAGGCAACCGGGAGAGTGCTAGATGCCTGCTTTAGCGGTAGGGTACACAACATATACTGGAATGGGGCGCAATGCCAGCAGTGGAAGCTGGAAAGCATTGCCGAATTGATTATGGCAAATCCCTGTGAAATACAACGACCGGAGGTAAATGCTTCGCGCTAA
- the polA gene encoding DNA polymerase I, producing MDKRLYLLDAYALIYRAHYAFFNRPMLNAAGLNTSPIFGFTRALLEIIKKEKPTHLAVAFDLGRVTFRTELYPEYKAHRDETPDDIRKATPIIKDILRAMNIPILEVEGYEADDIIGTIAHRAQGHGYTTFMVTPDKDYGQLVTDHIRMYKPKKGDNDIEILGPKEICEHYGIAEPRQLIDILALWGDASDNIPGVPGVGEKTACKLVGEWGSVENLLANADKLKGKQKENIVSYQEQMMLSKRLATIVLDVPVDFDEEKLVMEEPDHERLSELLTELEFTSILKEMGMTPTAAAPTAAPEKAAPQSAQMSLFGDTPMAATGAVKAYNTIEDIAHTYHIAETNEQLEELVATLRGNGEFTFDTETTGLNPFEDRVVGMSFAIREHEAWYVPVTSGRQAEIMAIFRPLFEDETIGKTGQNIKFDLQVLKANGIELRGKLFDTMIAHYLIEPELRHNMTYLAETYLHYSPVEIEELIGKRGIHQGTMDRVELEKIAEYAAEDADVTLQLRNKLEPILKEQGLVELFETIEMPLMPVLADMEFTGVKIDDVALKEYAGVLLKDLLVLDEAIKAMAGDPTLNISSPKQLGIILFEKLKISDTIKKTKTKQYSTSEETLQQLRDKHPIVDKILEFRGIKKLLSTYVEALPALISKKDGRIHTSYNQTVTATGRLSSNNPNLQNIPIRDERGKEIRRAFIAGGDDHLVLSADYSQIELRLMAHFSNDPSMVEAFIHNADIHTATAAKVYHVEPSEVTREQRGRAKTANFGIIYGISAFGLSQRLNIPRGEAKELIDGYFESYPGVKAYMDRVIEQGRADGYVTTLFGRKRYLRNINAGNAMSRSLDERNAINAPLQGSAADIIKIAMIAIHKELKRRNLRTKMTLQVHDELVFDVYKPELDEVKQLVVEKMESAAQLAVPLTAEAGVGENWLIAH from the coding sequence ATGGATAAACGCCTCTACCTGCTGGATGCCTACGCGCTCATCTACAGGGCGCACTACGCCTTCTTCAACCGCCCGATGCTCAACGCCGCCGGGCTCAACACCTCGCCCATCTTCGGTTTTACCCGTGCGCTGCTCGAGATCATCAAGAAGGAAAAGCCGACGCACCTAGCGGTGGCGTTCGACCTAGGGAGGGTTACCTTCCGCACCGAGCTCTACCCCGAGTACAAGGCCCACCGCGACGAGACGCCCGACGACATCCGCAAGGCGACGCCCATCATCAAGGATATCCTTAGGGCGATGAACATCCCGATCCTAGAGGTAGAGGGGTACGAGGCCGACGACATCATCGGCACCATTGCGCACCGCGCCCAAGGCCACGGCTACACCACCTTCATGGTGACGCCCGACAAGGACTACGGGCAGCTGGTTACCGACCACATCCGCATGTACAAGCCCAAAAAGGGCGATAACGATATCGAGATTCTGGGGCCGAAGGAGATCTGCGAGCACTACGGCATTGCCGAGCCACGGCAGCTGATCGACATCCTCGCGCTCTGGGGCGATGCCAGCGACAACATCCCCGGCGTGCCGGGCGTGGGCGAGAAGACCGCCTGCAAGCTCGTCGGCGAGTGGGGCAGCGTGGAGAACCTGCTGGCCAACGCCGATAAGCTGAAGGGGAAGCAGAAGGAGAACATCGTCAGCTACCAGGAGCAGATGATGCTCTCGAAGCGGCTGGCCACCATCGTGCTCGACGTGCCCGTCGATTTCGACGAGGAGAAGCTGGTGATGGAGGAGCCCGACCACGAGCGCCTATCCGAGCTGCTAACCGAGCTGGAGTTTACCTCCATCCTCAAGGAGATGGGGATGACGCCCACCGCTGCAGCACCAACCGCAGCGCCCGAAAAGGCCGCACCGCAGTCGGCGCAGATGTCGCTCTTCGGCGATACGCCCATGGCGGCGACCGGCGCTGTTAAGGCGTACAACACCATCGAGGATATCGCCCACACCTACCACATCGCCGAGACCAACGAGCAGCTGGAGGAGCTGGTAGCCACCCTACGAGGCAACGGCGAGTTTACCTTCGACACCGAAACCACCGGGCTGAACCCCTTCGAGGATCGCGTGGTGGGCATGTCGTTTGCCATTCGCGAGCACGAGGCGTGGTACGTGCCCGTTACCTCCGGCCGTCAGGCCGAAATTATGGCGATTTTTCGCCCCCTTTTCGAGGATGAGACCATCGGCAAAACGGGGCAGAACATCAAGTTCGACCTGCAGGTGCTTAAGGCCAACGGCATCGAGCTCCGCGGCAAGCTATTCGATACGATGATTGCCCACTACCTGATAGAGCCCGAGCTGCGCCACAACATGACCTACCTCGCCGAGACCTACCTCCACTACTCGCCCGTAGAGATCGAGGAGCTCATCGGCAAAAGAGGCATCCACCAGGGCACCATGGACCGCGTGGAGCTCGAGAAGATTGCCGAGTACGCCGCCGAGGATGCCGACGTAACGCTGCAGCTGCGCAACAAGCTCGAGCCTATCCTAAAGGAGCAGGGTCTAGTGGAGCTCTTCGAAACCATAGAGATGCCGCTGATGCCCGTGCTGGCCGATATGGAGTTTACGGGCGTTAAGATTGATGATGTTGCGCTAAAGGAGTACGCCGGCGTGCTGTTAAAGGATCTGCTGGTGCTAGACGAGGCGATTAAGGCGATGGCGGGCGATCCAACGCTCAACATCAGCTCGCCAAAACAGCTGGGGATAATCCTCTTCGAAAAGCTGAAGATTAGCGATACCATTAAGAAGACCAAAACCAAGCAGTACTCCACCAGCGAGGAGACGCTCCAGCAGCTGCGCGACAAGCACCCTATCGTGGATAAGATTCTGGAGTTCCGCGGCATAAAGAAGCTCCTCTCCACCTACGTGGAGGCGCTGCCTGCCCTTATCAGCAAGAAGGATGGCCGCATCCACACCTCGTACAACCAAACGGTAACGGCAACAGGCCGACTAAGCTCCAACAACCCCAACCTACAGAATATACCCATCCGCGACGAGCGCGGCAAGGAGATTCGCCGCGCCTTTATCGCTGGTGGTGATGACCATCTGGTGCTCTCGGCCGACTACTCGCAGATTGAGCTACGCCTGATGGCCCACTTTAGCAATGACCCGTCGATGGTGGAGGCCTTTATCCACAACGCCGACATCCACACGGCAACCGCCGCCAAAGTGTACCACGTGGAACCATCGGAGGTGACCCGCGAACAGCGCGGCAGGGCCAAGACGGCCAACTTCGGTATTATCTACGGGATATCGGCCTTTGGCCTTTCGCAACGGCTGAACATACCAAGGGGCGAGGCCAAGGAGCTTATCGATGGCTACTTCGAGTCGTACCCCGGCGTAAAGGCCTACATGGATCGCGTGATAGAGCAGGGCCGTGCCGACGGCTACGTAACCACCCTCTTCGGGCGCAAGCGCTACCTGCGCAACATCAACGCGGGCAACGCCATGAGCCGCAGCCTCGACGAACGCAACGCCATCAACGCACCGCTGCAGGGATCCGCCGCCGACATCATCAAAATTGCCATGATTGCCATCCATAAAGAGCTAAAGCGCCGCAACCTCCGCACCAAGATGACGCTGCAGGTGCATGACGAATTGGTGTTCGACGTGTACAAGCCCGAGCTCGACGAGGTGAAGCAGCTGGTGGTCGAAAAGATGGAGAGCGCCGCCCAGCTGGCCGTTCCGCTCACCGCCGAGGCGGGCGTGGGCGAGAATTGGCTGATTGCACATTAA